A single region of the Duganella sp. BuS-21 genome encodes:
- a CDS encoding DUF4197 domain-containing protein: protein MPVSRRSLAVLIPFALLSVSAFALSLDDLSNKDASGGLKAALETGSNAAVSKLGAEGGFLNNDKVRIPLPKILEQARPILKMTGKGKQLDELVVQMNHAAEAAVPMAKPLLLDAVKSMTITDAKNILTGGETSVTDFFRGKTQDKLAVQFLPVVKKVTDKSGVATQYNSAMSLAPKMGVLTKEQSTVEGYVTQRALDGLYTMIAEEEKAIRADPLGTGSKLIGKVFGAIK from the coding sequence ATGCCTGTATCGCGCCGCTCGCTTGCCGTCCTGATTCCCTTCGCCCTGTTATCCGTGAGCGCGTTTGCGCTGTCGTTGGACGACCTCAGCAACAAAGATGCGTCGGGCGGCCTGAAGGCCGCGCTGGAAACCGGCTCCAACGCGGCCGTGTCCAAGTTGGGCGCCGAAGGCGGCTTTCTGAATAACGACAAGGTGCGCATTCCGCTGCCCAAGATCCTTGAACAGGCGCGGCCTATCCTGAAAATGACCGGCAAGGGCAAGCAGCTCGACGAACTGGTGGTGCAGATGAACCATGCGGCCGAAGCCGCCGTGCCGATGGCCAAGCCGTTACTGCTGGACGCCGTCAAGTCGATGACGATCACCGACGCCAAAAACATCCTGACCGGCGGCGAAACCTCGGTGACGGATTTCTTCCGTGGCAAAACCCAGGACAAGCTGGCCGTGCAATTCCTGCCGGTGGTCAAGAAGGTCACCGACAAATCCGGCGTGGCCACCCAATACAACAGCGCCATGAGCCTGGCGCCGAAGATGGGCGTGCTGACCAAGGAGCAGTCCACAGTGGAAGGCTACGTCACCCAGCGCGCGCTCGACGGCCTGTACACCATGATCGCCGAAGAAGAAAAAGCCATCCGCGCCGACCCGCTGGGCACCGGCAGCAAGCTGATCGGCAAAGTGTTCGGCGCGATTAAATAA
- a CDS encoding PEP-CTERM sorting domain-containing protein, with protein sequence MKRNLLAAAALAFTAISSAHAAGITGLVNTGVGISGQSDGNYALSSAVSSTAVITYDSQWPIGPWLANSSASKWITPTAGQGDTFDPSTSGIYTYTLSFDLSGYNAASAAFSGRFAADNSVVVKLNDQVIGNATGFSDWTSFSASGGFAPGVNTLDFVVTNWAQNGGNPTGLRVEFGSSSVMAAVPEPETYAMLLGGLVLVGAVVRRRKPQ encoded by the coding sequence ATGAAACGCAATCTCCTTGCCGCCGCTGCGCTGGCATTCACCGCAATCTCGTCCGCCCACGCCGCCGGCATCACTGGCCTGGTGAATACCGGCGTCGGCATCAGCGGTCAATCGGACGGCAACTACGCACTGAGTTCGGCTGTCAGCAGCACCGCCGTCATCACCTACGACAGCCAGTGGCCGATCGGCCCATGGCTGGCCAATAGCAGCGCGTCGAAATGGATCACGCCGACCGCAGGCCAGGGCGATACCTTCGACCCGTCGACTTCGGGCATCTATACCTATACGCTGAGTTTCGACCTGAGCGGCTACAACGCAGCCAGCGCCGCCTTCAGCGGCCGCTTCGCGGCGGACAATTCCGTGGTGGTGAAACTCAACGACCAAGTCATCGGCAATGCCACCGGCTTCAGCGACTGGACCAGCTTCAGCGCCAGCGGCGGCTTTGCGCCCGGCGTCAACACGCTGGACTTCGTGGTCACCAATTGGGCGCAGAACGGCGGCAATCCGACCGGCTTGCGCGTGGAGTTTGGTTCGTCCAGTGTGATGGCGGCGGTTCCGGAACCGGAAACCTACGCCATGCTGCTGGGAGGCCTCGTCCTGGTCGGCGCCGTCGTGCGCCGCCGCAAACCGCAGTAA
- a CDS encoding chemotaxis protein CheD produces MHVTQLSAPIRPATLPWDDPHGCLPPTASGVLQVAMGQVKIGVGNDRLQALLGSCVGIALIWKKQGRCALAHCLLPETADMTELPCARYVSQAVPSLLRLLGASVADYAELEVIVAGGATMLNGCSSRLQIGQQNADAARRHLRKFGLNISYCRVGGKSGRTLHIDCATCDYTVQDIVHPCPGVVHA; encoded by the coding sequence ATGCACGTGACGCAACTCAGCGCCCCGATACGACCGGCCACACTGCCGTGGGACGACCCGCACGGCTGCTTGCCGCCAACGGCAAGCGGCGTGCTGCAGGTCGCCATGGGCCAGGTGAAAATCGGCGTCGGCAACGATCGCTTGCAGGCGCTGCTGGGTTCGTGCGTGGGCATCGCCCTGATCTGGAAAAAGCAAGGTCGCTGCGCGCTGGCCCATTGCCTGCTGCCGGAAACGGCCGACATGACGGAACTACCCTGCGCACGCTACGTGAGCCAGGCCGTGCCGTCCCTGCTGCGCCTGCTCGGCGCCAGCGTCGCCGATTACGCCGAGCTGGAAGTCATCGTGGCCGGCGGCGCGACCATGCTCAACGGCTGCTCCAGCCGCCTGCAGATCGGCCAGCAAAATGCCGACGCCGCGCGCCGGCATCTGCGTAAATTCGGCCTGAACATTAGTTATTGCCGCGTCGGCGGCAAGTCCGGACGCACCCTGCACATCGACTGCGCCACCTGCGACTATACCGTGCAGGACATCGTCCACCCTTGCCCTGGAGTTGTCCATGCGTGA
- a CDS encoding methyl-accepting chemotaxis protein, whose amino-acid sequence MNAPSQVIHTHDVELQAIHAALNRVQAVIEFDMEGKILHANDNFLRVLGYSLAEVQGRHHSMFCHPEYAASPAYKQFWTGLAAGEFEHGEFKRLAKDGREIWINASYNPVMDSNGRPYKVIKFATDITDNRLRSAEYEGKVSAIDKAQAVIEFDMQGHVLNANDNFLNVMGYYLDDIKGEHHRMFVDPDFAASAEYKRFWQKLNRGEFDSGRYKRLGNNKKSIWIQATYNPILDLNGKPYKIVKYASDITSQVELEESVAAKSKSDGEKISRLLDSVARAANGDLTSKIVVDGDEPLDQLAEGISKMIADLRKVIGDVVMSANGLADASTTIAERSNGVAVGTQALGATVEEMNASIDGLTSSINTIANNTSDADSMAKSTQHEAEVGAKAVAKSIEAMDLINRSSEDIGEIVKVISDIANQTNMLAFNAAIEAARAGEHGLGFSVVADEVRKLAERSSQATKEISKLINESVKRVSAGSEISRQASDAFDKILVGVVKTTVAISDISKAANEQLLTAREVSTAVQYIAEEAEKSAAACDSIARSTEGLNQRAGDLNKTVSGFTV is encoded by the coding sequence ATGAACGCTCCCAGCCAGGTAATCCATACCCATGACGTCGAACTTCAGGCGATACACGCCGCGCTCAACCGCGTTCAAGCGGTGATCGAGTTTGACATGGAAGGAAAAATCCTGCACGCCAACGACAACTTCCTGCGCGTGCTCGGTTACTCCCTGGCGGAGGTCCAAGGTCGCCATCATTCGATGTTCTGCCACCCTGAGTATGCGGCCAGCCCCGCCTACAAACAGTTCTGGACCGGTCTGGCGGCCGGCGAGTTTGAGCACGGCGAATTCAAGCGCCTGGCCAAGGATGGCCGCGAAATCTGGATCAATGCGTCCTACAACCCGGTGATGGACAGCAATGGCCGCCCCTACAAGGTGATCAAGTTCGCCACCGACATCACCGACAACCGCCTGCGCAGCGCCGAGTACGAGGGCAAGGTCAGCGCCATCGACAAGGCGCAGGCGGTGATTGAATTCGACATGCAGGGGCACGTGCTGAATGCCAACGATAATTTCCTTAATGTCATGGGATATTATCTCGACGATATTAAAGGCGAACACCATCGCATGTTTGTCGATCCCGATTTTGCCGCCAGCGCCGAATATAAACGTTTCTGGCAAAAACTCAATCGTGGCGAATTCGATAGCGGACGCTATAAACGTTTAGGAAACAATAAAAAATCGATATGGATCCAGGCCACTTACAACCCTATTCTCGATTTAAATGGCAAACCATACAAAATAGTTAAATACGCAAGTGATATCACCAGCCAGGTGGAACTGGAGGAGTCGGTGGCGGCCAAGTCCAAGTCCGATGGCGAAAAAATCAGCCGCCTGCTGGACTCGGTGGCGCGCGCAGCCAACGGCGACCTGACCAGCAAGATCGTGGTCGACGGTGATGAACCGCTCGACCAGCTGGCCGAAGGCATCAGCAAGATGATCGCCGACCTGCGCAAGGTCATCGGCGACGTCGTCATGTCCGCCAACGGCCTGGCCGACGCTTCGACCACCATCGCCGAGCGCTCCAACGGCGTGGCGGTCGGCACCCAGGCACTGGGTGCCACGGTGGAAGAGATGAACGCCTCGATCGACGGCCTGACCAGCTCGATCAACACCATCGCCAACAACACCTCGGACGCCGATTCGATGGCCAAGTCGACCCAGCACGAGGCCGAAGTCGGCGCCAAGGCGGTGGCCAAGTCGATCGAGGCCATGGACCTGATCAACCGTTCGTCGGAAGACATCGGCGAAATCGTCAAGGTCATCAGCGACATCGCCAACCAGACCAATATGCTGGCCTTCAACGCGGCCATCGAGGCGGCGCGCGCTGGCGAGCACGGCCTGGGCTTCTCGGTGGTGGCGGACGAAGTGCGCAAGCTGGCCGAGCGCTCGTCGCAGGCCACCAAGGAGATTTCCAAACTGATCAACGAATCGGTCAAGCGCGTCTCGGCCGGCAGCGAGATTTCGCGTCAGGCCAGCGACGCCTTCGACAAGATCCTGGTGGGCGTGGTCAAGACCACGGTGGCCATTTCCGACATTTCCAAGGCCGCCAACGAGCAGCTGCTGACGGCGCGCGAAGTCAGCACGGCGGTCCAGTACATCGCCGAGGAAGCCGAGAAGTCGGCCGCCGCCTGCGACAGCATCGCCCGTTCGACCGAGGGGCTGAACCAGCGCGCCGGCGACCTGAATAAAACCGTATCCGGCTTCACGGTGTGA
- a CDS encoding PEP-CTERM sorting domain-containing protein, which translates to MKHTIFAAALALASVSSAFAADINGLYNTGIGAGGAAETHYTVSSTSVTDTVPTITKDGVWPVDGTWLVNNSTSKWITPTAVQGDTFDPAVNGTYTYTLSFNLTGYNAATAFFDGRVSSDNSVIVKLNGTDIGGGIGFQSWHDFGAGTGFAAGLNTLEFVVTNDKQYSGNPTGLRVEFESSNVSAVPEPATYGMMMAGLALVGVAARRRKQQK; encoded by the coding sequence ATGAAGCACACCATTTTTGCCGCAGCACTGGCCCTGGCCAGCGTTTCCTCCGCCTTCGCAGCCGATATCAACGGCCTGTACAACACCGGCATCGGCGCTGGCGGCGCTGCGGAAACCCATTACACGGTCAGCTCGACCAGCGTGACCGACACGGTTCCTACCATTACCAAGGATGGCGTATGGCCGGTGGATGGCACCTGGCTGGTCAACAACAGCACGTCCAAATGGATCACCCCGACCGCCGTTCAGGGCGACACCTTCGATCCGGCTGTCAACGGCACCTACACCTACACCCTGAGCTTCAACCTGACCGGCTACAATGCCGCCACCGCCTTCTTCGACGGCCGTGTATCGTCGGACAACTCGGTAATCGTCAAGCTGAACGGCACCGACATCGGCGGCGGCATCGGCTTCCAGTCGTGGCACGACTTCGGCGCCGGCACCGGTTTCGCCGCCGGCTTGAACACCCTGGAATTCGTCGTCACCAACGACAAGCAGTACAGCGGCAACCCGACCGGCCTGCGCGTTGAATTCGAATCGTCGAATGTCAGCGCCGTCCCTGAGCCAGCCACCTACGGCATGATGATGGCCGGCCTGGCGCTGGTGGGCGTGGCCGCGCGCCGCCGCAAGCAGCAGAAATAA
- a CDS encoding 3-hydroxyacyl-CoA dehydrogenase NAD-binding domain-containing protein: MTAEYQVHGAVAVITLNNPPVNGMGLTTRTAAVKGIQQALADDAVKAIVITGAGKAFSGGADIKEFNTPAALAEPSLHTLIATAEGSTKPVVAAIHTVCMGGGLELSLGCHYRVALPGAQIALPEVKLGLLPGAGGTQRLPRVLGLEPALNMIVSGAPVPSEKLPALFDELFAADADLLQSAVAFAEKIADVRPLPKVRDRKVDYPNHEAFLQFSRNTVKAMAGPFPAPLECVETVAASVTMKFDDGIKFERERFMHLIQTSESKSLRHAFFAERIASKVPDVAADTPVRAIKSAAVIGAGMMGGGIAMNFLNAGIPVKLLETRQEALDKGIATIRKNYESSLKKGKLTQEKLDQRMGLLSSTLSYDDIGRADIVVEAVFEELGVKEAVFRKLDAVMKPGAILATNTSTLDVDQIAAFTKRPQDVIGTHFFSPANVMKLLEIVRGKETGKDVLATALALSKKLKKTGVVSGVCDGFIGNRMIEQYSRQAGFLLEEGALPEQVDQAAEKFGFAMGPFRMGDLAGNDIGWAIRKRRYVEKPEITYSKTADLLCELGRYGQKTGAGWYDYKAGDRKAYANEQVNAMIVQHSADLGITRRKISDQEIVERLVYSLVNEGALILEEGIALRASDIDMVYLTGYGFPLYRGGPMFYADTVGLPNVVAAINKYARGHQGKAWRPAPLLLKLADQGKLFNN; encoded by the coding sequence ATGACTGCTGAATATCAAGTACACGGCGCGGTGGCCGTCATTACCCTGAACAATCCGCCGGTCAACGGCATGGGCCTGACGACGCGCACGGCGGCCGTCAAGGGCATCCAGCAGGCGCTGGCCGATGATGCGGTCAAGGCCATCGTCATCACCGGCGCCGGCAAAGCCTTCTCGGGCGGCGCCGATATCAAGGAATTCAACACCCCGGCGGCGCTGGCCGAACCGAGCCTGCACACCCTGATCGCCACCGCCGAAGGCTCGACCAAGCCGGTGGTGGCCGCCATCCACACGGTTTGCATGGGCGGCGGCCTGGAGCTGTCGCTCGGCTGCCACTACCGGGTGGCCTTGCCAGGCGCGCAGATCGCCTTGCCGGAAGTGAAGCTGGGCCTGCTGCCGGGCGCCGGCGGCACCCAGCGCCTGCCGCGCGTGCTCGGCCTGGAACCGGCCCTGAACATGATCGTGTCCGGTGCGCCGGTGCCGTCGGAAAAGCTGCCGGCCCTGTTCGATGAACTGTTCGCCGCCGACGCCGACCTGCTGCAATCGGCCGTGGCCTTCGCCGAAAAAATCGCCGATGTGCGCCCGCTGCCGAAGGTGCGCGACCGCAAAGTCGATTATCCGAACCACGAAGCTTTCCTGCAATTCTCGCGCAACACCGTCAAGGCCATGGCCGGGCCGTTCCCGGCGCCGCTTGAATGCGTGGAAACCGTGGCCGCCTCGGTCACCATGAAGTTCGACGACGGCATAAAGTTCGAACGCGAGCGCTTCATGCACCTGATTCAGACCAGCGAATCGAAATCGCTGCGCCACGCCTTCTTTGCCGAGCGCATCGCCAGCAAGGTGCCGGACGTGGCGGCCGATACGCCGGTGCGCGCCATCAAATCGGCCGCCGTGATCGGCGCCGGCATGATGGGCGGCGGCATCGCCATGAATTTCCTCAACGCCGGCATTCCGGTCAAGCTGCTGGAAACCCGCCAGGAAGCGCTGGACAAGGGCATCGCCACCATACGCAAGAATTACGAAAGCAGCCTGAAAAAGGGCAAGCTGACCCAGGAAAAACTGGACCAGCGCATGGGCCTGCTGAGCAGCACGCTGTCCTATGACGACATCGGCCGGGCCGACATCGTAGTGGAAGCCGTGTTCGAGGAGCTGGGCGTGAAGGAAGCCGTGTTCCGCAAGCTCGATGCAGTGATGAAACCGGGCGCCATCCTGGCCACCAACACCTCGACCCTGGACGTCGACCAGATCGCCGCCTTCACCAAGCGTCCGCAAGACGTGATCGGCACCCACTTCTTCTCGCCGGCCAACGTCATGAAGCTGCTGGAAATCGTGCGCGGCAAGGAGACCGGCAAGGATGTGCTGGCCACGGCGCTGGCGCTGTCCAAGAAGCTCAAGAAAACCGGCGTGGTGTCGGGTGTGTGCGACGGCTTCATCGGCAACCGCATGATCGAGCAGTACAGCCGCCAAGCCGGTTTCCTGCTGGAGGAGGGCGCGCTGCCGGAGCAAGTGGACCAGGCGGCCGAGAAATTCGGTTTCGCCATGGGGCCGTTCCGCATGGGCGACCTGGCCGGCAACGACATCGGCTGGGCCATCCGCAAGCGCCGCTACGTGGAAAAACCGGAAATCACCTATTCGAAAACCGCCGACCTGCTGTGCGAGTTGGGCCGCTACGGCCAGAAAACCGGCGCCGGCTGGTATGACTACAAGGCCGGCGACCGCAAGGCCTACGCCAACGAGCAGGTCAACGCCATGATCGTCCAGCATTCGGCCGACCTCGGCATTACGCGCCGCAAGATCAGCGACCAGGAAATCGTCGAGCGCCTGGTGTATTCGCTGGTGAACGAAGGTGCGCTGATCCTGGAAGAGGGCATCGCCCTGCGCGCCTCGGATATCGATATGGTCTATCTGACCGGCTACGGCTTCCCGCTGTACCGTGGCGGGCCGATGTTCTATGCCGACACGGTCGGCCTGCCGAACGTGGTCGCTGCGATCAATAAATACGCGCGCGGTCACCAGGGCAAGGCCTGGCGCCCGGCGCCGCTGCTGCTGAAGCTGGCGGATCAGGGAAAGTTGTTTAATAATTAG
- a CDS encoding chemotaxis protein CheW, translated as MRDASASSGTELFGSFILGQDEFALPACCFREVVNYPTKVSALPLSPKFLEGVFTLRGSVIPVVNLGRVFNPDARAALPTDKIAVLDYEGVLIGILFDATGEILRVRPEQRSTLNYAEGEQRGVVAGTILLDHGARLVQVLDPDALIHIENVPQVLALQSADRQTRRHQGERRQCVSFRVGASSFAFEMAAIQEIIRVPELQPSVLNSALCLGRINFRGSPVAVVDFATLLNAGGDARSASPDQRVIVARIDDATIGFLVDSVDNIVHFYSEEVMPIPMLSKARAGMFGGCLSKPDLGDIFFLDHQQIFSSTEIKDMRNGHANLYPKDAVQAGKNEQHDARRGQRKVYITFALENSYAVEIKQVREIIDLSVGEITRPPGLPAFMRGMLNLRQKMVTVIDLRGLYRMTPLLDTSQSKILVIERGEECYGLLVDAVQNIMTINDSRRFAAPKMMRNPNASGDPRAEMDEVIDIEGEGGTHQTLSVFECGRLLERLAREIPALAA; from the coding sequence ATGCGTGATGCGTCCGCCTCATCCGGCACTGAATTGTTCGGTTCCTTCATCCTCGGGCAGGACGAGTTCGCGCTGCCCGCCTGCTGCTTCCGCGAGGTGGTCAATTACCCGACCAAGGTGTCGGCCCTGCCCTTGTCGCCCAAGTTTCTGGAAGGCGTGTTCACCTTGCGCGGCAGCGTGATTCCGGTGGTGAACCTGGGCCGCGTCTTCAATCCCGATGCGCGCGCGGCGCTGCCGACCGACAAGATCGCCGTGCTCGACTACGAAGGCGTGCTGATTGGCATTCTGTTCGACGCCACCGGTGAAATCCTGCGCGTGCGGCCGGAGCAGCGCAGCACGCTCAACTACGCCGAGGGCGAGCAGCGCGGCGTGGTGGCCGGCACCATCCTGCTCGACCACGGCGCGCGGCTGGTGCAAGTGCTCGATCCCGACGCCCTGATCCACATCGAGAACGTACCGCAGGTGCTGGCGCTGCAAAGCGCGGACCGCCAGACGCGCCGCCATCAGGGCGAGCGCCGCCAATGCGTGAGTTTCCGCGTGGGCGCATCGTCGTTCGCGTTCGAGATGGCGGCCATCCAGGAAATCATCCGCGTGCCGGAATTGCAGCCGTCGGTACTGAACAGCGCGCTGTGCCTGGGCCGCATCAATTTTCGCGGCAGCCCCGTGGCGGTGGTCGACTTCGCCACCCTGCTCAACGCCGGCGGCGACGCGCGCAGCGCCAGTCCCGACCAGCGCGTCATCGTGGCGCGCATCGACGACGCCACCATCGGCTTCCTGGTCGACTCGGTCGACAACATCGTGCATTTCTACAGTGAAGAAGTGATGCCCATTCCGATGCTGAGCAAGGCGCGGGCGGGCATGTTCGGCGGCTGTCTGTCCAAGCCCGACCTGGGCGACATCTTCTTCCTCGATCACCAGCAGATCTTCTCCAGCACCGAGATCAAGGACATGCGCAACGGCCACGCCAACCTGTATCCCAAGGATGCGGTCCAGGCGGGCAAGAACGAACAGCACGACGCGCGGCGCGGCCAGCGCAAGGTCTACATCACCTTTGCGCTGGAAAACAGCTATGCGGTGGAGATCAAGCAAGTGCGCGAGATCATCGATCTGAGCGTCGGCGAGATCACGCGTCCGCCGGGCCTGCCGGCCTTCATGCGCGGCATGCTCAATCTGCGCCAGAAAATGGTGACGGTGATCGACCTGCGCGGCCTGTACCGCATGACGCCGCTGCTCGACACCTCGCAGTCCAAGATCCTGGTGATCGAGCGCGGCGAGGAATGTTATGGCTTGCTGGTCGATGCCGTGCAAAACATCATGACCATCAACGACAGCCGCCGCTTCGCCGCGCCGAAAATGATGCGCAATCCGAACGCCAGTGGCGACCCGCGCGCGGAAATGGACGAAGTCATCGATATCGAGGGCGAAGGCGGCACGCATCAGACGCTCAGCGTGTTCGAATGCGGTCGGCTGCTGGAGCGTTTGGCCAGGGAGATTCCCGCACTGGCGGCATAG
- a CDS encoding protein-glutamate O-methyltransferase CheR, with the protein MDATGLPPSTLSALIALVRKHTGIAMTERKSVLLERRLRPRVQALKLNSYQAYLDVVERDRAEVPHFIDLVTTNDTLFFRTQQVWDYIEQEFLPQWWRAHPGKQLKVWSAAASSGEELYSMAMLCEEFQAAHPEFSYQIHATDISQQILALARDGQYGGRSVERIQATHPDWVRKYFRPSANGLRVVDALKRHVELAQHNLMLPLKSAKQFDLVFLRNVLIYFDQEHQHTILQQARLSMAPHAVMIVGESESISGRDTAYRFDRPMIYTME; encoded by the coding sequence ATGGACGCCACCGGCCTGCCTCCGTCCACGCTGTCGGCCCTGATCGCCCTGGTGCGCAAGCACACGGGCATCGCCATGACCGAACGCAAGAGCGTGCTGCTGGAGCGGCGCCTGCGTCCGCGCGTGCAGGCGCTCAAGCTGAACAGCTATCAGGCCTACCTCGACGTGGTCGAACGCGACCGCGCCGAAGTGCCGCATTTTATCGACCTGGTGACCACCAACGACACCCTGTTCTTCCGCACCCAGCAGGTGTGGGATTACATCGAGCAGGAATTCCTGCCGCAGTGGTGGCGCGCGCACCCGGGCAAGCAACTGAAAGTGTGGTCGGCGGCCGCCTCCAGCGGCGAGGAGCTGTATTCGATGGCCATGCTGTGCGAGGAGTTCCAGGCCGCACACCCGGAGTTCAGCTACCAGATCCACGCCACCGACATTTCGCAGCAGATCCTGGCGCTGGCGCGCGACGGCCAGTACGGCGGCCGCTCGGTGGAGCGCATCCAGGCCACCCACCCGGACTGGGTGCGGAAATACTTCCGCCCCAGCGCCAATGGCCTGCGCGTGGTCGATGCGTTGAAACGCCACGTCGAACTGGCGCAGCACAATCTGATGTTGCCCCTCAAATCGGCCAAACAGTTCGACCTGGTGTTCTTGCGCAACGTGCTGATCTATTTCGATCAGGAGCACCAGCACACCATCCTGCAACAAGCGCGGCTGAGCATGGCGCCGCATGCCGTCATGATCGTCGGCGAGTCGGAATCGATCTCGGGCAGGGATACCGCCTACCGGTTCGACCGCCCGATGATTTACACAATGGAATAA